The Nocardioides humi genome includes a region encoding these proteins:
- the glmS gene encoding glutamine--fructose-6-phosphate transaminase (isomerizing), with protein MCGIVGYIGTQQAAPLLVEGLTRLEHRGYDSAGLAVLGSSGLRVAKQAGRVRDLADGLPKRFGGKIGIGHTRWATHGPANDVNAHPHTDAAARVAVVHNGIIDNASALRAELADDGVVLVSDTDTEVLAHLVARSSAKTLEQRVAEALGRVEGTYGIAVAHADFPDRLVVARNGSPLIVGVGDHEMHVASDLAALVRYTTTVAHLDDGEMATVTAGGFTTYRLDATGLSATDRRASQVDVDPASYDAGEHDSFMHKEILEQPARAEAVLRGRLDERFGTGHLGGLNLDARELRAIRRVKILGCGSAYYVGQMGASLLEELARIPADAEAASEFRYRNPIVEPDTLYVAVSQSGETIDTLLAVQEIQRKGGRVIGLVNVVGSAIARQVDGGIYLHAGPEVAVASTKALTNMYLAFAMLAVQLGRVRDLSIADGKRLIAGLTRIPEQIEQVLATEAELAVVAKRLAEAESLFFIGRVRGFPVAREGAQKFKEVSYRHAEAYQTSELKHGPLALISPDVPTVAIVPDDELVERNVAALHEIAARGGPLVVVTHEGVALGDLDGTLAGRIDVPRNERELDPILMTVPLQVLAYHAAQELGHDIDKPRNLAKSVTVE; from the coding sequence ATGTGCGGCATCGTCGGCTACATCGGCACCCAGCAGGCGGCACCCCTGCTGGTGGAGGGGCTGACCCGCCTCGAGCACCGCGGCTACGACTCCGCCGGGCTCGCGGTCCTCGGGAGCAGCGGGCTCAGGGTGGCCAAGCAGGCCGGGCGGGTGCGGGACCTCGCCGACGGGCTGCCCAAGCGGTTCGGGGGGAAGATCGGGATCGGGCACACCCGCTGGGCGACCCACGGCCCCGCCAACGACGTCAACGCCCACCCGCACACCGACGCGGCCGCGCGGGTCGCCGTCGTCCACAACGGCATCATCGACAACGCCTCCGCGCTGCGCGCCGAGCTCGCCGACGACGGCGTCGTCCTCGTCTCCGACACCGACACCGAGGTGCTCGCCCACCTGGTCGCGCGCTCGTCCGCGAAGACCCTCGAGCAGCGCGTCGCCGAGGCGCTCGGCCGGGTGGAGGGCACGTACGGCATCGCGGTGGCCCACGCCGACTTCCCCGACCGGCTCGTGGTGGCCCGCAACGGCAGCCCGCTGATCGTCGGCGTCGGCGACCACGAGATGCACGTCGCCTCCGACCTGGCCGCGCTCGTGCGCTACACGACCACGGTCGCCCACCTCGACGACGGCGAGATGGCCACGGTCACGGCGGGCGGGTTCACGACGTACCGCTTGGACGCGACCGGTCTCTCGGCCACCGACCGCCGGGCCAGCCAGGTCGACGTCGACCCGGCGTCGTACGACGCCGGCGAGCACGACTCGTTCATGCACAAGGAGATCCTCGAGCAGCCCGCGCGCGCCGAGGCGGTGCTCCGCGGCCGGCTGGACGAGCGCTTCGGCACCGGCCACCTCGGCGGCCTCAACCTCGACGCCCGCGAACTGCGCGCGATCCGCCGGGTCAAGATCCTCGGCTGCGGATCGGCGTACTACGTGGGCCAGATGGGCGCCTCGCTGCTCGAGGAGCTGGCCCGGATCCCGGCCGACGCGGAGGCCGCGAGCGAGTTCCGCTACCGCAACCCGATCGTCGAGCCCGACACGCTGTACGTCGCGGTGAGCCAGTCCGGCGAGACCATCGACACCCTGCTGGCCGTGCAGGAGATCCAGCGCAAGGGCGGGCGGGTGATCGGCCTGGTCAACGTGGTCGGCTCCGCGATCGCGCGCCAGGTCGACGGCGGCATCTACCTCCACGCCGGGCCCGAGGTCGCGGTCGCCTCGACCAAGGCGCTGACCAATATGTACCTGGCGTTCGCGATGCTCGCGGTCCAGCTGGGCCGGGTCCGCGACCTGTCCATCGCCGACGGCAAGCGGCTCATCGCCGGCCTCACCCGGATCCCCGAGCAGATCGAGCAGGTGCTGGCCACCGAGGCCGAGCTCGCCGTCGTCGCGAAGCGGCTCGCCGAGGCCGAGAGCCTGTTCTTCATCGGCCGGGTCCGCGGCTTCCCGGTCGCCCGCGAGGGGGCGCAGAAGTTCAAGGAGGTCAGCTACCGGCACGCCGAGGCCTACCAGACCAGCGAGCTCAAGCACGGCCCGCTCGCGCTCATCTCCCCGGACGTGCCCACCGTCGCGATCGTCCCCGACGACGAGCTGGTCGAGCGCAATGTCGCCGCCCTCCACGAGATCGCCGCCCGCGGCGGCCCGCTCGTCGTCGTCACCCACGAGGGCGTCGCCCTCGGCGACCTCGACGGCACCCTGGCCGGCCGGATCGACGTACCCCGCAACGAGCGCGAGCTGGACCCGATCCTGATGACCGTCCCGCTCCAGGTGCTCGCCTACCACGCCGCCCAGGAGCTCGGCCACGACATCGACAAGCCCCGCAACCTCGCGAAGTCCGTCACCGTGGAGTGA
- a CDS encoding fibronectin type III domain-containing protein, translating to MKGVKLKKPTVTGATASFKVKWKRAARATTYKVKWKVPGGKPKKTKTRKTSHVIGGLAQGANYCVKVRALNGKRKGKWSKQICRTTPRLDPVQPVWVDQQQVQGASVAVNFRWNEVAGATSYELAYVPGEKDIQKHKKKKVVTVGATGTGTVSVPVGGLDPSQTYCFQVRPSGPKGTGAWGVAGCKYTTPTTRAAGGPLQVNMMTWNMCTAVCTGVHDWSLRKADAIARIGQIAPDAVATQESGQAIDDFDAMPDYDMACKVGDGAPNQPGLPAGAKNQGLLINNAKFTVIAGTANGYRFLPDTHGGCWVRVKDNATDRELILASVHLIQPAAGSDQLRLNQMAAFWSAIQADPSTTGLPIVLAGDYNSERNRALDGPRQHLNFFGFDDAFDVAEQYASLPYVNSFNNWTYPGPISLRWGAHVDRVFVPPGARVTSWRMEQPFANGPGTRQLSDHSPVRVTVEIP from the coding sequence GTGAAGGGCGTCAAGCTCAAGAAGCCGACCGTCACCGGCGCGACCGCCTCCTTCAAGGTCAAGTGGAAGCGGGCGGCCCGCGCCACGACGTACAAGGTGAAGTGGAAGGTCCCGGGCGGCAAGCCCAAGAAGACCAAGACCCGCAAGACCTCCCACGTCATCGGCGGGCTGGCCCAGGGCGCGAACTACTGCGTGAAGGTGCGGGCGCTCAACGGCAAGCGGAAGGGCAAGTGGTCCAAGCAGATCTGCCGTACGACGCCGCGGCTCGACCCGGTGCAGCCGGTGTGGGTCGACCAGCAGCAGGTCCAGGGCGCGTCCGTCGCGGTCAACTTCCGCTGGAACGAGGTCGCCGGCGCGACGTCGTACGAGCTGGCCTACGTTCCGGGCGAGAAGGACATCCAGAAGCACAAGAAGAAGAAGGTCGTCACGGTCGGCGCGACCGGCACCGGCACGGTGAGCGTGCCGGTCGGCGGTCTCGATCCGAGCCAGACCTACTGCTTCCAGGTACGACCGTCCGGCCCGAAGGGCACGGGCGCGTGGGGCGTGGCCGGCTGCAAGTACACGACCCCGACGACCCGCGCCGCCGGCGGACCGCTGCAGGTCAACATGATGACCTGGAACATGTGCACCGCCGTCTGCACCGGCGTCCACGACTGGTCGCTGCGCAAGGCCGACGCGATCGCGCGGATCGGCCAGATCGCTCCCGACGCCGTGGCCACCCAGGAGTCGGGCCAGGCGATCGACGACTTCGACGCCATGCCCGACTACGACATGGCGTGCAAGGTCGGCGACGGAGCGCCCAACCAGCCCGGCCTCCCCGCCGGCGCGAAGAACCAGGGCCTGCTGATCAACAACGCCAAGTTCACCGTGATCGCCGGGACGGCGAACGGCTACCGCTTCCTGCCCGACACCCACGGCGGCTGCTGGGTCCGGGTCAAGGACAACGCGACCGACCGGGAGCTGATCCTCGCCAGCGTGCACCTGATCCAGCCCGCCGCCGGCTCGGACCAGCTCCGGCTCAACCAGATGGCGGCCTTCTGGAGCGCGATCCAGGCCGACCCGAGCACGACGGGTCTCCCGATCGTGCTGGCGGGCGACTACAACTCCGAGCGCAACCGGGCCCTCGACGGCCCCCGACAGCACCTGAACTTCTTCGGCTTCGACGACGCCTTCGACGTCGCCGAGCAGTACGCCTCCCTGCCGTACGTCAACTCGTTCAACAACTGGACCTACCCCGGGCCGATCTCCCTGCGCTGGGGAGCGCACGTCGACCGGGTCTTCGTCCCGCCGGGCGCGCGGGTGACGAGCTGGCGGATGGAGCAGCCGTTCGCCAACGGGCCCGGCACCCGCCAGCTCTCCGACCACTCCCCCGTCCGGGTCACCGTCGAGATCCCGTGA